From the Prunus dulcis chromosome 4, ALMONDv2, whole genome shotgun sequence genome, one window contains:
- the LOC117625754 gene encoding plant intracellular Ras-group-related LRR protein 6 isoform X2 encodes MDRVIKAARSSGSLNLSNRNLSQVPDEVYRSTSAVGDDEKWWEAVELQKLIIAHNNIESLKEELRNLPLLTVLNVSHNKLSELPAAIGELTMLKSLDLSFNSILKLPEEIGSVTSLVKLDCSNNQLKELPSSLGRCSDLSEFKASNNVIISLPEDLANCSKMMKLDVEGNKLTILSEKLIGSWTMLTELNASKNMLSGIPENIGSLSRLIRLDLHQNKISSVPLSIKGCSSLAEIYMGNNALSTLPAEMGALSHLGTLDLHSNQLKEYPVEACKLRLSLLNLSNNSLSGLPPELGKMTTLRKLLLTGNPLRTLRSSLVSGSTPTLLKHLRSRLSENEDAEATTTKKEDVIAMAARLSIASKELSMEGLGLTAVPSEVWESSEVTKVDLSRNSIQELPVELSSCVCLQTLVFSRNKIKDWPTAILRSLPNLLCLKLDNNPLRQIPPDGFQAAPMLQILDLSGNAASLPEHPSFSSLPHLQELYLRRMQLREVPTDILSLQQLRILDLSQNSLQSVPVGLLEPSLQALRLDGNPLRSIRRTVLDRGTKAVLNYLKDKIVEA; translated from the exons ATGGATCGGGTTATCAAAGCCGCGAGGAGCTCTGGTTCTCTCAATCTTTCAAATCGTAATCTCAG CCAAGTGCCCGATGAGGTATATAGAAGTACGAGTGCAGTTGGGGACGATGAGAAATGGTGGGAG GCTGTGGAGCTACAAAAGCTTATTATAGCTCATAACAACATTGAATCACTGAAAGAAGAGCTGAGAAATTTGCCTCTTCTGACTGTGTTAAATGTCAGCCACAACAAACTTTCCGAGCTTCCAGCTGCAATTGGAGA GCTTACCATGCTCAAATCATTAGACTTATCGTTCAACTCAATTCTAAAGTTGCCTGAGGAAATTGGATCAGTAACTTCTCTTGTCAA ACTTGATTGCTCGAACAATCAGCTTAAAGAACTACCAAGCTCACTTGGAAGATGCTCAGATCTATCAGAATTCAAG GCGTCGAATAATGTTATCATCAGCTTGCCAGAAGATCTAGCTAACTGTTCAAAAATGATGAAACTAGATGTGGAG GGTAACAAGCTAACAATCCTATCTGAGAAGTTGATTGGATCATGGACCATGCTTACAGAACTCAATGCAT CAAAAAATATGCTGAGTGGAATACCAGAGAATATTGGAAGCCTATCTCGTCTTATCCGTCTTGACCTTCACCAGAACA AAATTTCATCAGTTCCACTTTCAATAAAGGGTTGTTCTTCCCTTGCAGAGATCTATATGGG GAACAATGCGCTGTCTACATTACCAGCGGAGATGGGGGCGCTTTCTCATCTAGGAACTTTAGATCTTCACTCAAACCAG TTGAAGGAGTATCCAGTGGAGGCATGCAAATTGCGTCTTTCATTGTTGAATCTTTCAAACAATTCATTGTCTGGATTGCCCCCTGAATTGG GCAAGATGACTACCCTGCGAAAACTTTTGCTTACCGGAAATCCTTTACGAACTCTCAGAAG CTCATTGGTTTCTGGATCAACTCCTACTTTATTGAAGCATCTTCGAAGTAGACTTTCTGAGAATGAAG ATGCAGAAGCTACAACTACAAAAAAAGAGGATGTTATTGCCATGGCCGCTCGATTATCAATCGCTTCAAAG GAACTTTCTATGGAAGGGCTGGGTTTGACTGCTGTCCCATCAGAAGTATGGGAGTCGAGTGAGGTCACAAAAGTTGATCTTTCTAGGAATTCCATCCAAGAGCTTCCAGTTGAGCTTTCGTCATGTGTCTGCCTTCAG ACTTTAGTTTTTTCCAGGAACAAGATTAAAGATTGGCCAACTGCAATTTTAAGGTCACTTCCTAATCTGTTGTGTTTGAAGCTGGACAATAATCCACTAAGACAG ATTCCACCGGATGGATTTCAAGCAGCCCCTATGCTTCAAATTCTCGATCTAAGTGGTAATGCAGCTTCATTACCAGAGCATCCATCATTTTCCAGCTTACCACATTTGCAAGAGCTTTACCTGAG ACGAATGCAGCTACGCGAAGTCCCGACAGATATCTTGAGTTTGCAGCAACTGCGGATCCTTGACTTAAGCCAAAATTCCCTCCAATCGGTTCCAGTG GGTTTGCTTGAACCTAGCTTACAGGCCTTAAGACTTGATGGAAATCCATTAAGAAG CATCCGGAGGACGGTTTTAGACAGAGGAACCAAAGCTGTTCTGAATTATCTCAAGGACAAAATTGTTGAAGCTTAG
- the LOC117625754 gene encoding plant intracellular Ras-group-related LRR protein 6 isoform X1 → MDRVIKAARSSGSLNLSNRNLSQVPDEVYRSTSAVGDDEKWWEAVELQKLIIAHNNIESLKEELRNLPLLTVLNVSHNKLSELPAAIGELTMLKSLDLSFNSILKLPEEIGSVTSLVKLDCSNNQLKELPSSLGRCSDLSEFKASNNVIISLPEDLANCSKMMKLDVEGNKLTILSEKLIGSWTMLTELNASKNMLSGIPENIGSLSRLIRLDLHQNKISSVPLSIKGCSSLAEIYMGNNALSTLPAEMGALSHLGTLDLHSNQLKEYPVEACKLRLSLLNLSNNSLSGLPPELGKMTTLRKLLLTGNPLRTLRSSLVSGSTPTLLKHLRSRLSENEDAEATTTKKEDVIAMAARLSIASKELSMEGLGLTAVPSEVWESSEVTKVDLSRNSIQELPVELSSCVCLQTLVFSRNKIKDWPTAILRSLPNLLCLKLDNNPLRQIPPDGFQAAPMLQILDLSGNAASLPEHPSFSSLPHLQELYLRRMQLREVPTDILSLQQLRILDLSQNSLQSVPVEFKNLTSLTELGLSDNDISTLPPELGLLEPSLQALRLDGNPLRSIRRTVLDRGTKAVLNYLKDKIVEA, encoded by the exons ATGGATCGGGTTATCAAAGCCGCGAGGAGCTCTGGTTCTCTCAATCTTTCAAATCGTAATCTCAG CCAAGTGCCCGATGAGGTATATAGAAGTACGAGTGCAGTTGGGGACGATGAGAAATGGTGGGAG GCTGTGGAGCTACAAAAGCTTATTATAGCTCATAACAACATTGAATCACTGAAAGAAGAGCTGAGAAATTTGCCTCTTCTGACTGTGTTAAATGTCAGCCACAACAAACTTTCCGAGCTTCCAGCTGCAATTGGAGA GCTTACCATGCTCAAATCATTAGACTTATCGTTCAACTCAATTCTAAAGTTGCCTGAGGAAATTGGATCAGTAACTTCTCTTGTCAA ACTTGATTGCTCGAACAATCAGCTTAAAGAACTACCAAGCTCACTTGGAAGATGCTCAGATCTATCAGAATTCAAG GCGTCGAATAATGTTATCATCAGCTTGCCAGAAGATCTAGCTAACTGTTCAAAAATGATGAAACTAGATGTGGAG GGTAACAAGCTAACAATCCTATCTGAGAAGTTGATTGGATCATGGACCATGCTTACAGAACTCAATGCAT CAAAAAATATGCTGAGTGGAATACCAGAGAATATTGGAAGCCTATCTCGTCTTATCCGTCTTGACCTTCACCAGAACA AAATTTCATCAGTTCCACTTTCAATAAAGGGTTGTTCTTCCCTTGCAGAGATCTATATGGG GAACAATGCGCTGTCTACATTACCAGCGGAGATGGGGGCGCTTTCTCATCTAGGAACTTTAGATCTTCACTCAAACCAG TTGAAGGAGTATCCAGTGGAGGCATGCAAATTGCGTCTTTCATTGTTGAATCTTTCAAACAATTCATTGTCTGGATTGCCCCCTGAATTGG GCAAGATGACTACCCTGCGAAAACTTTTGCTTACCGGAAATCCTTTACGAACTCTCAGAAG CTCATTGGTTTCTGGATCAACTCCTACTTTATTGAAGCATCTTCGAAGTAGACTTTCTGAGAATGAAG ATGCAGAAGCTACAACTACAAAAAAAGAGGATGTTATTGCCATGGCCGCTCGATTATCAATCGCTTCAAAG GAACTTTCTATGGAAGGGCTGGGTTTGACTGCTGTCCCATCAGAAGTATGGGAGTCGAGTGAGGTCACAAAAGTTGATCTTTCTAGGAATTCCATCCAAGAGCTTCCAGTTGAGCTTTCGTCATGTGTCTGCCTTCAG ACTTTAGTTTTTTCCAGGAACAAGATTAAAGATTGGCCAACTGCAATTTTAAGGTCACTTCCTAATCTGTTGTGTTTGAAGCTGGACAATAATCCACTAAGACAG ATTCCACCGGATGGATTTCAAGCAGCCCCTATGCTTCAAATTCTCGATCTAAGTGGTAATGCAGCTTCATTACCAGAGCATCCATCATTTTCCAGCTTACCACATTTGCAAGAGCTTTACCTGAG ACGAATGCAGCTACGCGAAGTCCCGACAGATATCTTGAGTTTGCAGCAACTGCGGATCCTTGACTTAAGCCAAAATTCCCTCCAATCGGTTCCAGTG GAGTTCAAAAATCTTACTTCACTCACTGAGCTAGGCCTATCTGACAATGACATCTCAACACTTCCCCCAGAGTTG GGTTTGCTTGAACCTAGCTTACAGGCCTTAAGACTTGATGGAAATCCATTAAGAAG CATCCGGAGGACGGTTTTAGACAGAGGAACCAAAGCTGTTCTGAATTATCTCAAGGACAAAATTGTTGAAGCTTAG